In one window of Chryseobacterium viscerum DNA:
- a CDS encoding HD domain-containing protein, whose product MKIQKEIDFILAVDALKNVQRRNYNADDSRRENTAEHSWQIIILAQILYPYAKNRADIDLLRVIRMLSIHDLVEIEAGDTFIFDEKAMVGKFDREKVSAQKIFGILDEPLRTEFFNLWLEFEDEKTPDAIFACGIDRIMPFILNSYTSGKSWTEAGVTEKQIRNMLENAINRASDEMGEAFEFLLSRSLETEKVVK is encoded by the coding sequence ATGAAAATTCAGAAAGAGATTGATTTTATCCTGGCGGTGGATGCCTTGAAAAATGTACAGCGAAGAAATTATAATGCTGACGATTCCCGAAGAGAGAATACTGCGGAACACTCCTGGCAGATCATCATTCTGGCTCAGATCCTTTATCCATATGCTAAAAACCGTGCAGATATTGATCTGTTGAGAGTGATAAGAATGCTTTCCATTCATGATTTGGTAGAGATAGAAGCTGGAGACACCTTTATTTTTGATGAAAAAGCAATGGTAGGGAAGTTTGACAGAGAGAAGGTATCTGCCCAAAAGATTTTCGGAATCCTGGACGAACCTTTGCGTACAGAGTTTTTTAATCTATGGCTTGAGTTTGAAGATGAGAAAACTCCTGATGCTATTTTTGCCTGTGGGATTGACAGAATTATGCCATTTATCTTAAATTCCTATACTTCAGGAAAAAGCTGGACGGAAGCCGGAGTAACAGAAAAACAAATCCGAAATATGCTTGAAAATGCGATCAACAGAGCATCGGATGAAATGGGAGAGGCCTTTGAATTTTTATTAAGCAGAAGTCTGGAAACAGAAAAAGTTGTGAAATAA
- a CDS encoding PspC domain-containing protein, whose protein sequence is MNKTLSIGLAGFSFTIEEHAYIKLSDYLNALRSSLDASEADEVMHDIEIRMVEIFKDSLGKREVINDTDVEKVIAQIGSPEKIEEQEEAYFSEKTSTRNTNSGNNYTDKKQLFRDPEKQKVAGVCAGLAQYVGMDITAMRAIWLGIFVLGIFTAAISSSLIGLLYVILWIVLPKAETAADFLKMQGKPMNFDNLKNESNKLVQFANESTQRVGEIYNENKPYINNAGSGVWNVFKYIVGGFFVLMAVSSIIGVFVLFGLFGMDTDFPGANEIRFYMDDQGLDKVLAAMMVIGSLIPAILFSLLSIKIFSPKTKLRNIGWVVGGLFLLLIGLGTYFGISMAKKDMIYRGSKEDVENVAINTTSDTVYVDVKQVNIPQNFKAYNNDIYSDKISVYEEDYISVDVTRKPDIKTPYLIIKKEGKGYNFPIQLIVPVEVVNNKILLPNYIKYPYEHRFRDYSLDYELVVPQKTVVISSNKNHIHMDGDLDGDGINDNEQDSDEDNNGVRIEKNKITVNGSSIEYNSDDQDSIIVNGKKVPNNQAKKVIDSAVSNIKKSNKDMDIKIKDGKNEISIQTK, encoded by the coding sequence ATGAACAAGACACTCTCAATAGGACTCGCAGGTTTTTCTTTTACAATAGAAGAACACGCATATATAAAGCTCAGCGATTACCTGAACGCTCTGAGAAGCTCACTGGATGCTTCTGAAGCTGATGAGGTAATGCATGACATAGAAATAAGAATGGTGGAGATTTTCAAAGACTCTCTGGGAAAACGTGAAGTAATTAACGATACCGATGTAGAAAAGGTAATCGCACAGATCGGAAGCCCGGAAAAAATTGAAGAACAGGAAGAGGCTTATTTTTCTGAAAAAACATCTACCAGAAATACCAATTCAGGAAACAATTATACCGATAAAAAACAACTGTTCCGTGACCCGGAAAAACAAAAAGTAGCAGGGGTTTGCGCAGGGTTAGCTCAATATGTAGGAATGGATATTACCGCAATGAGAGCAATCTGGCTGGGAATATTCGTCTTAGGAATTTTTACAGCAGCCATTTCATCTTCACTGATCGGTCTTTTATATGTAATCCTTTGGATCGTACTTCCAAAAGCTGAAACAGCAGCAGATTTCCTGAAAATGCAGGGAAAGCCTATGAACTTCGACAATCTTAAGAATGAGTCTAATAAATTGGTTCAGTTTGCCAATGAATCTACTCAGAGGGTCGGAGAAATATACAACGAAAACAAACCTTACATCAACAATGCTGGAAGCGGAGTTTGGAATGTATTCAAGTATATTGTAGGAGGGTTCTTCGTATTGATGGCTGTAAGCAGCATTATCGGAGTATTTGTATTATTCGGTCTTTTCGGAATGGATACAGACTTCCCAGGTGCCAATGAGATCAGATTCTATATGGATGATCAGGGGCTTGATAAAGTACTGGCAGCTATGATGGTAATCGGAAGCTTAATTCCGGCAATCCTTTTCAGCTTATTAAGCATCAAGATTTTCTCTCCAAAAACAAAACTGAGAAACATCGGATGGGTTGTAGGAGGTTTATTCCTTCTTCTGATCGGACTGGGAACTTACTTCGGAATAAGCATGGCCAAAAAAGACATGATCTATAGAGGAAGTAAAGAAGATGTAGAGAATGTTGCTATCAACACTACTTCAGATACAGTGTATGTGGATGTAAAGCAAGTTAACATTCCTCAGAATTTCAAAGCATATAATAATGATATCTATTCTGATAAAATATCTGTTTATGAAGAAGATTATATCTCAGTAGATGTAACAAGAAAACCAGATATTAAAACACCATATCTGATCATCAAAAAAGAAGGAAAGGGTTATAATTTCCCAATTCAGCTGATAGTTCCTGTAGAAGTTGTAAACAATAAAATATTACTTCCAAACTATATCAAATATCCATATGAGCACAGATTCAGAGACTATAGCCTGGATTATGAACTTGTAGTTCCGCAGAAAACAGTGGTTATTTCATCGAACAAAAACCATATCCATATGGATGGTGACTTAGATGGAGATGGCATCAATGACAATGAACAAGACAGTGATGAAGACAACAACGGTGTTAGAATTGAAAAAAATAAAATCACGGTAAACGGTTCAAGTATCGAATACAACTCTGATGATCAGGACAGTATCATCGTAAACGGTAAAAAAGTTCCGAACAACCAGGCAAAGAAAGTAATTGATTCTGCAGTGTCCAATATCAAAAAATCAAATAAAGATATGGACATCAAAATCAAAGACGGAAAAAACGAAATTTCCATACAAACTAAATAA
- a CDS encoding GEVED domain-containing protein — protein MTKKLLYVCSFILGISSFQAENKIETELKSLFYCDTNAPTGVQMSNITLTSGTVTWTADPDTPNNFIRYRLPGTTTWMVAAPVPGQNSFTITNLQPCTVYEVQVAKVCTTQGMWSNPIFFATSLNYCTTASIDATMVYISNVTVSSTGMTAPMVSNSGASNYIDYRTDVDRRIKFLAGSVGNTLSVSNTWTGTPSPITVTAWIDINGNGVFDSNERILVANNVTSTAPVVTTFSIPGYPTLPNSVINGCGLVMRVMCRQEVPADACGSFTYGEVEDYGINFLNPTLAVNEAGKSAKPEIYPNPASDVLNISGISEATDYEIYNVLGQKTSEGKVSDHKVSLSNLSEGIYFIQLKDKNSAIRLKFIKK, from the coding sequence ATGACAAAAAAACTACTTTATGTATGCTCTTTTATTTTGGGAATTTCCAGCTTTCAGGCAGAAAATAAAATAGAAACAGAATTAAAATCATTATTTTACTGTGATACGAATGCTCCCACCGGTGTTCAGATGTCCAATATAACCCTTACCTCCGGAACCGTTACCTGGACGGCCGATCCTGATACCCCGAATAATTTTATCAGATACAGATTACCCGGAACTACTACCTGGATGGTGGCTGCTCCTGTACCTGGGCAAAATTCATTTACTATTACGAATCTACAGCCTTGTACAGTGTATGAAGTACAGGTAGCAAAAGTATGCACTACCCAGGGAATGTGGTCGAACCCTATATTTTTTGCAACATCACTCAATTATTGCACTACTGCCTCTATAGATGCAACAATGGTATATATATCCAATGTAACGGTAAGTTCAACGGGAATGACAGCTCCAATGGTGAGCAACTCCGGAGCTTCCAACTATATTGATTACAGAACTGATGTAGACCGAAGAATTAAATTTTTAGCAGGAAGCGTAGGAAATACGCTTTCAGTGAGTAATACATGGACTGGCACACCAAGTCCTATCACTGTAACAGCATGGATAGATATTAATGGCAATGGTGTTTTTGATTCTAATGAAAGAATACTGGTTGCGAATAATGTGACCTCAACAGCTCCGGTTGTAACCACATTTTCTATTCCCGGTTATCCTACATTGCCAAACTCTGTAATTAATGGTTGCGGACTTGTAATGAGGGTAATGTGCAGACAGGAAGTGCCTGCGGATGCCTGTGGTTCATTTACCTATGGAGAAGTTGAGGATTATGGTATAAACTTTCTTAACCCTACACTGGCAGTAAACGAAGCCGGTAAATCGGCAAAACCTGAAATTTATCCAAATCCGGCATCCGATGTTTTAAATATCTCCGGAATTTCAGAAGCAACGGATTATGAAATTTATAATGTATTGGGGCAGAAAACAAGTGAAGGAAAAGTTTCCGATCATAAAGTAAGCCTTAGTAATTTATCCGAAGGAATTTATTTTATTCAGCTGAAAGATAAAAATAGTGCAATCCGGTTAAAATTCATTAAGAAATAA
- a CDS encoding RNA polymerase sigma factor, with protein sequence MSTINWQKIYHSHSPKLLGICRRYIQDMHTAEDIIQDSFITALQKNHQLKDEKALFAWLKKIVINNALQHLRQHKDTFIITEPSEIPDLHSAMDNHLSEDRNVFIYDFTSEELLSSIDSLPPHHKSVFNLYFIENHSHAEISDLLGITVNTSKSHLLRAKKSIQNYLLNNVVNNKTTKNKTAQLLVFIGLGSILWAQTFKSKFSGFSITPSRIFEIPENITFRNVNIKVHSAHGLKKGLITGVITLAVLTVFLLVFRPKNSSFPHNTISIHNTEVIQENKKYDKENTNHALPHSRTDYIPDERLVKDKSNSFVKPEIPEEKTSTIKSKNHYTNIKDTLSENIHQKVIIVKKIIQRDTIYIER encoded by the coding sequence ATGTCAACAATCAACTGGCAGAAAATCTATCACAGCCATTCCCCAAAACTCTTGGGGATTTGTCGTAGATATATACAGGATATGCATACTGCTGAAGATATCATACAGGACAGCTTCATTACAGCCCTCCAGAAAAATCATCAGCTGAAAGATGAAAAAGCACTCTTTGCATGGTTAAAGAAGATCGTTATCAACAATGCTTTACAACACCTTCGTCAGCATAAAGATACTTTTATTATTACCGAACCATCAGAAATCCCAGATCTACATTCAGCCATGGACAATCATCTTTCAGAAGATAGAAATGTCTTCATTTATGACTTTACCAGTGAAGAGCTTCTGTCTTCCATTGACAGTCTTCCACCCCACCACAAATCTGTTTTCAATTTATATTTTATTGAAAATCATTCCCATGCTGAGATTTCTGATCTGTTAGGAATTACTGTAAACACATCAAAATCTCACCTTTTAAGAGCGAAAAAATCCATACAAAATTATTTATTGAACAATGTTGTAAATAATAAAACCACCAAAAATAAAACGGCACAATTGCTTGTATTTATTGGACTCGGTAGTATATTATGGGCACAAACTTTCAAAAGCAAATTTTCAGGATTTTCCATTACTCCTTCAAGGATCTTTGAAATACCAGAGAACATTACTTTCAGGAATGTTAATATTAAAGTCCATTCAGCACATGGTTTGAAAAAGGGACTTATAACCGGAGTAATCACTTTAGCAGTCCTTACAGTTTTCCTTCTAGTTTTCCGTCCTAAGAACAGCAGCTTTCCTCACAATACTATTTCCATCCATAATACTGAAGTTATACAGGAAAATAAAAAGTATGATAAAGAAAATACAAATCATGCCCTTCCACATTCCCGTACAGACTATATTCCAGATGAAAGATTGGTTAAAGACAAAAGCAACTCCTTTGTGAAACCTGAAATTCCTGAAGAAAAAACCAGTACCATCAAATCCAAAAATCACTATACCAATATCAAGGATACCTTATCAGAAAATATTCATCAAAAGGTAATTATAGTAAAGAAAATTATTCAGAGAGATACCATTTATATTGAAAGATAA
- a CDS encoding XAC2610-related protein, giving the protein MNLFNKYKHLPAFVLLGPAFFGQYQFEVKNASKNYDAIIQVENCYDGRCSGKGTVELFDHKNTKIQTFASDDLVLETDQAEKPKLGKMIQLTNKQNSVIINDFNFDGTEDIAVRNGNMGNYSAASYDVYVFNSTRMAFVKSKELTDLASSSLDIFDVDVQRKRLISYGKSGCCDIFTTEYAVIPNKGLDKVFEKEEDMTVEGRVKVITKEKINNKWVTKTKVYPSEQYNREK; this is encoded by the coding sequence ATGAATTTATTCAATAAGTATAAGCATTTACCTGCTTTTGTTTTACTTGGGCCAGCATTTTTTGGGCAATATCAGTTTGAGGTTAAAAATGCTTCAAAGAATTATGATGCCATTATTCAGGTAGAAAATTGCTATGATGGCAGATGTAGCGGAAAAGGAACTGTAGAGTTGTTTGATCACAAAAATACAAAGATACAGACTTTTGCATCGGATGATCTGGTATTGGAAACAGATCAGGCTGAAAAACCCAAGCTTGGAAAAATGATCCAGCTGACGAATAAACAAAACTCAGTAATCATAAATGATTTTAATTTTGATGGAACAGAAGATATAGCGGTAAGGAACGGAAATATGGGAAACTATAGTGCAGCTTCCTATGATGTTTATGTGTTCAACAGTACAAGAATGGCATTTGTGAAGAGTAAAGAACTTACGGATCTTGCATCCAGTTCCCTTGATATTTTTGATGTTGATGTCCAACGTAAACGCTTGATCTCCTATGGAAAATCCGGCTGCTGTGATATTTTTACCACTGAATATGCAGTTATTCCCAATAAAGGGCTTGATAAAGTCTTTGAAAAAGAAGAAGACATGACGGTAGAAGGCCGCGTGAAAGTAATCACTAAAGAAAAGATAAATAATAAATGGGTAACCAAAACAAAGGTGTACCCTTCAGAACAATATAATAGAGAAAAGTAA
- a CDS encoding 1-acyl-sn-glycerol-3-phosphate acyltransferase translates to MKKLIGKAMLKILGWKVVLQGDVNNLNRCILVVAPHTHNMEYILGNFAYWSLEKPLKIIIKDAHTKAWYGGLVKGLGGIGIDRSQKNDLVNFVANQFSKEDFSLVITPEGTRSWVPKWRKGFYHMALAAKVPIVLAAGDFKRNIVYLGYTIPYERIASVPFSEIMQEIQEYYIKNDIVPKVPENWNPNIMGTGTEQN, encoded by the coding sequence ATGAAAAAGCTGATAGGCAAAGCAATGTTAAAAATATTAGGCTGGAAGGTCGTTCTGCAGGGCGATGTCAACAACCTGAACAGGTGTATCCTTGTGGTAGCACCTCACACCCATAATATGGAATACATTTTAGGAAATTTCGCCTATTGGTCACTGGAAAAGCCTTTAAAAATCATCATTAAAGACGCTCACACCAAAGCCTGGTATGGAGGTCTTGTAAAAGGTCTTGGTGGTATTGGTATAGACAGAAGCCAGAAAAATGATCTGGTGAATTTTGTAGCCAATCAGTTTTCAAAAGAAGATTTCAGTCTTGTTATTACTCCGGAAGGAACAAGAAGCTGGGTTCCGAAATGGAGAAAAGGATTCTATCATATGGCCTTGGCAGCAAAGGTACCTATTGTACTGGCAGCGGGTGATTTCAAAAGAAATATTGTTTATCTGGGCTATACTATTCCGTATGAAAGAATAGCATCAGTCCCTTTTTCAGAAATCATGCAGGAAATTCAGGAATATTATATCAAAAATGACATTGTTCCTAAGGTTCCTGAAAATTGGAATCCTAATATTATGGGAACCGGAACTGAACAGAATTAG
- a CDS encoding chorismate-binding protein, giving the protein MIYFKLPFDGRLLSADEKNIKNAVNFYSYNGLDQISFHGNIVEVNSEEYTRVSITNKELINGPTNSAAETKEEYCKTLQEVIEVIKENNLPKLVYSRRKIFTDFNTVDYKESFKNLCESYPNAFRYLFNDGENAWMGAFSEVLGKFNKSTHEFETMALAGTLPVSEDWSEKEIEEQKPVTNYIQNILKNYSDDIQQSDTYDHISGNIKHLRTDFKTHIKPEDLDKLIQDLHPTPAVCGIPKDFCNENIRKYEKFPREFYAGYIKIETEESILYFVNLRCARLYKNAVHVFVGGGITAQSNPEKEWTETELKSEAILKNLVIS; this is encoded by the coding sequence ATGATTTATTTCAAACTTCCTTTCGACGGAAGACTACTGTCTGCCGATGAAAAAAACATAAAAAATGCAGTCAATTTTTATTCCTACAATGGTTTAGATCAGATCAGTTTTCATGGAAATATTGTTGAAGTTAATTCTGAAGAATATACTCGTGTTTCAATTACAAACAAAGAGTTGATTAATGGTCCAACAAATTCTGCTGCTGAAACCAAGGAAGAGTACTGCAAAACATTGCAGGAAGTGATAGAGGTGATTAAAGAAAACAATCTCCCTAAGCTGGTTTACTCAAGAAGAAAGATCTTTACAGACTTTAATACCGTTGACTATAAAGAAAGTTTTAAAAATCTTTGTGAGTCTTATCCTAATGCGTTCAGATATCTTTTTAATGACGGAGAGAATGCCTGGATGGGTGCTTTTTCTGAGGTATTGGGGAAATTCAACAAGTCGACCCATGAATTTGAAACCATGGCTCTGGCAGGTACTCTTCCTGTCTCAGAGGACTGGTCTGAAAAAGAAATTGAAGAACAAAAACCTGTAACGAACTATATTCAGAATATTCTTAAAAATTATTCTGACGATATACAGCAGTCGGACACCTATGACCATATTTCCGGAAATATAAAACATTTAAGAACGGATTTTAAAACCCATATTAAACCGGAAGATCTTGATAAGCTTATTCAGGATCTGCACCCTACCCCCGCTGTCTGTGGAATTCCTAAGGATTTTTGCAACGAAAACATCCGTAAATACGAGAAATTTCCACGTGAATTCTATGCCGGATATATTAAAATAGAAACCGAAGAAAGTATTCTGTACTTTGTGAATCTGCGTTGTGCAAGGCTTTATAAAAACGCTGTACATGTTTTTGTAGGAGGTGGAATCACAGCGCAAAGCAATCCTGAAAAAGAATGGACCGAAACAGAACTGAAGTCTGAAGCTATATTGAAAAATCTGGTTATTTCTTAG
- a CDS encoding acyl-CoA thioesterase, which translates to MTTEERIEASETRIFKAVFPNTTNHYDTLFGGTAMQLMDEVAFITATRFARKRVVTVSSDKIDFKKPIPAGTIVELIGKVSYVGKTSMKVNVEIYTEQMYSYEREKAIVGDFTFVAIDEFKKPIQIL; encoded by the coding sequence ATGACTACAGAAGAAAGAATTGAAGCATCCGAAACCAGAATCTTTAAAGCGGTTTTCCCTAACACAACCAATCATTACGATACCCTTTTTGGTGGTACGGCTATGCAGCTGATGGACGAAGTAGCTTTTATTACCGCTACCAGATTTGCCAGAAAAAGAGTGGTAACGGTGAGCAGTGACAAGATCGATTTCAAGAAACCTATTCCAGCCGGAACTATTGTGGAACTGATCGGGAAAGTTTCATACGTTGGAAAAACCAGTATGAAAGTAAACGTTGAAATTTACACTGAACAAATGTACTCTTACGAAAGAGAAAAAGCCATTGTAGGTGATTTTACTTTTGTAGCGATCGATGAATTCAAGAAACCAATCCAGATACTATAA
- a CDS encoding PaaI family thioesterase, which translates to MKGQTKEEILAFINNWGDVTLAKTLEIKFIDIDLENETLTATMPVLPRTHQPFGIMHGGASCVLAETLGSSLSNIFIDGEKYYGVGTNINSNHLRSKKDGIVTATARFIRKGKTMHVSEIEIRDEKGVLINHTTMTNNIINR; encoded by the coding sequence ATGAAAGGTCAGACAAAAGAAGAAATATTAGCATTCATCAATAACTGGGGAGATGTAACTCTTGCAAAAACTCTTGAAATAAAATTCATCGATATTGATCTGGAAAATGAAACCCTTACTGCCACTATGCCTGTACTTCCGAGAACGCATCAGCCGTTTGGGATCATGCACGGAGGAGCAAGCTGTGTTTTGGCTGAAACTTTAGGTTCAAGCCTGTCTAATATCTTTATTGATGGTGAAAAGTATTACGGGGTAGGAACCAATATCAATTCTAATCATTTAAGAAGCAAAAAGGATGGAATTGTAACTGCTACAGCTCGTTTTATCAGAAAAGGCAAAACCATGCACGTTTCGGAAATTGAAATCCGTGACGAAAAAGGAGTCCTTATCAATCATACGACAATGACAAATAATATCATCAATAGATAG
- a CDS encoding PadR family transcriptional regulator, translating into MNTENTKAQMRKGILEFCILSLINNREMYVSDLIDELKKGKLDVVEGTLYPLLTRLKNGEFLSYRWEESTGGPPRKYYQITEKGKLFLDELQNTWNELTASVNNITQQN; encoded by the coding sequence ATGAATACCGAAAATACCAAAGCGCAAATGCGAAAAGGAATTCTGGAATTCTGTATTCTAAGTCTCATCAATAATCGCGAAATGTATGTTTCTGATCTTATTGACGAACTGAAAAAAGGAAAACTGGATGTAGTGGAAGGAACCCTCTACCCTCTTCTTACAAGACTTAAAAACGGAGAGTTTCTCTCTTACAGATGGGAAGAATCTACAGGAGGACCACCCAGAAAATATTATCAGATCACAGAAAAAGGAAAACTTTTTCTGGATGAACTTCAAAATACATGGAATGAGCTGACAGCCTCAGTAAACAACATCACCCAACAAAATTAA
- a CDS encoding MarC family protein, protein MEIFDGFSFKEIVTSFMVLFAVIDIIGSVPIIVSLQQKFGQIEAGKAAITAGAIMIVFLFVGNKILKLIGVDVNSFAIAGAFVIFVIALEMILGIEINKTTEAKAASIVPIAFPLVAGAGTLTTALSLRAEFHDINIIFGIILNTIFVYLVLKSAKWLERKIGDATLMILQKVFGIILLAISIKLFTANFAQLVQNYINF, encoded by the coding sequence ATGGAAATTTTTGATGGTTTCTCTTTTAAAGAGATCGTTACCAGCTTTATGGTTCTTTTTGCCGTTATCGATATTATCGGCTCAGTTCCCATTATAGTAAGTCTTCAGCAGAAGTTTGGACAGATTGAGGCTGGGAAGGCTGCAATCACTGCTGGTGCTATTATGATTGTTTTCCTTTTCGTAGGAAATAAGATCCTTAAACTTATTGGAGTAGACGTAAATTCTTTTGCCATTGCCGGTGCTTTTGTGATTTTTGTCATAGCCCTGGAAATGATTTTAGGAATTGAAATTAATAAAACAACTGAAGCAAAGGCCGCATCTATTGTACCCATCGCATTTCCGCTGGTTGCAGGAGCTGGAACTTTAACCACAGCCCTATCTCTGAGAGCTGAATTTCATGATATTAATATTATCTTCGGAATTATTCTTAATACAATTTTCGTATATTTGGTGCTGAAATCAGCGAAATGGTTGGAGAGAAAAATTGGGGATGCTACTTTGATGATCCTTCAGAAAGTTTTCGGAATTATCCTTTTGGCAATTTCAATTAAATTATTCACCGCAAATTTTGCCCAGCTGGTGCAGAATTATATTAATTTTTAA